The following coding sequences are from one Primulina eburnea isolate SZY01 chromosome 15, ASM2296580v1, whole genome shotgun sequence window:
- the LOC140814938 gene encoding probable E3 ubiquitin-protein ligase EDA40, producing the protein MGGGGGCAPWKFKKAAKRIFVQTCGSFCQSPQSHVLDASVAPSRFFDSSDYAIPPGNQKRNFSCKKVSSEISERVDSSSSPSSNKNLCAICLDPLNYSSGNSPGKAIFTAQCSHAFHFACIASNVRHGSVTCPICRAQWTQLPRNLNTRCSIHYNKTDPVLRIIDDSIANSRVHRRSFLRSARYDDDDPVEPDHTSDQPRLQLSLLTASLLPPSFNSCSCQDSGTSSCHYCRIPSNHVSGSSSMAGSPLAAHIFPSTGAETPNFSCSPNNGAYLRVRSSHQPATDLVLVTSPNGPHLRLMKQSMALVVSSLRPIDRLAIVTYSSAASRVFPLRRMTSYGKRTALQIIDRLFYTGQADPMEGLEKGVKILGDRVHKNPRSCILHLADTPSRSYHQFDMEILVRVFHVGFGFGASNGFVMHEFEEFLVRTLGGAIRDIQLRIGESSRIVSIGEMRGGEERNLPLYLGESGHVSVEYSYIDGGEEGECVRRGEIVVHLEDKRENMDGHVPVDGRISGAESWDYHDPFMARRWAKHLHGYRL; encoded by the exons ATGGGCGGAGGAGGTGGCTGCGCTCCGTGGAAATTCAAGAAAGCGGCCAAGAGAATATTTGTGCAGACGTGTGGTTCTTTCTGCCAGAGTCCACAATCCCATGTTCTTGATGCATCTGTCGCCCCCAGT CGATTTTTTGATTCATCCGATTATGCTATCCCACCGGGGAATCAAAAGAGGAATTTTTCTTGCAAGAAGGTCTCCTCAGAGATTTCGGAGCGAGTTGATTCAAGCTCAAGCCCTTCTTCTAATAAG aacttgtgcGCAATATGTCTTGATCCGTTGAATTACAGCTCAGGTAACAGTCCTGGGAAGGCTATATTCACAGCTCAATGCTCCCATGCATTCCATTTTGCTTGCATCGCTTCCAATGTACGGCACGGTAGTGTCACCTGCCCCATTTGTCGTGCTCAATGGACACAGCTACCACGCAACCTTAATACCCGGTGTTCCATCCATTACAACAAGACTGACCCAGTTTTACGAATCATCGACGACTCCATAGCCAATTCTCGGGTTCACAGGCGATCCTTTCTGCGTTCTGCACGTTATGACGATGACGATCCAGTCGAGCCTGACCACACAAGCGATCAACCCCGCCTTCAACTCTCTCTTTTGACTGCCTCTCTGCTTCCACCAAGCTTCAATTCGTGCTCATGTCAAGATTCTGGAACTAGTTCTTGCCACTATTGCAGGATTCCGTCCAATCATGTATCCGGGTCATCATCAATGGCAGGTTCACCTCTTGCTGCACATATTTTTCCTTCAACCGGGGCAGAAACTCCTAACTTTTCGTGCTCCCCAAACAATGGAGCTTATCTTCGCGTGAGATCATCACATCAGCCTGCAACTGACTTGGTCTTAGTGACGAGCCCAAATGGGCCACACCTGAGGCTTATGAAACAATCCATGGCATTGGTTGTTTCCTCGTTACGTCCTATTGATCGTTTAGCCATTGTCACTTACTCTTCTGCAGCATCAAGAGTCTTTCCTCTTAGGCGCATGACTTCTTATGGTAAACGAACTGCATTACAAATCATTGATCGTTTGTTCTATACGGGGCAAGCAGACCCAATGGAAGGGCTCGAGAAAGGAGTGAAGATACTTGGAGATCGTGTCCACAAGAACCCAAGATCTTGTATTCTGCACCTCGCAGACACCCCATCAAGATCCTACCACCAGTTTGACATGGAAATCCTGGTTAGAGTATTCCACGTGGGTTTCGGCTTTGGTGCCTCAAATGGCTTCGTCATGCATGAATTTGAGGAATTTCTGGTGAGAACATTGGGAGGCGCAATCAGAGATATCCAGCTGAGGATTGGGGAAAGCTCAAGGATTGTTAGTATTGGAGAGATGAGAGGCGGTGAAGAGAGGAATCTTCCTTTGTATCTAGGTGAATCGGGACATGTAAGCGTGGAGTATAGCTACATTGATGGTGGAGAAGAAGGCGAATGTGTAAGAAGGGGTGAAATTGTCGTGCATTTGGAGGATAAAAGAGAGAATATGGATGGTCATGTCCCCGTAGATGGAAGGATTAGCGGTGCAGAGAGTTGGGATTACCATGATCCTTTCATGGCTAGAAGGTGGGCCAAGCATTTGCATGGCTATAGGctgtaa